Proteins co-encoded in one Syngnathoides biaculeatus isolate LvHL_M chromosome 22, ASM1980259v1, whole genome shotgun sequence genomic window:
- the LOC133495936 gene encoding zinc finger protein 391-like: MCFCLFSTTYLSEQFFFTFGYCRKFNVEMGKKPFRVTELPVQSQRLCSLHGHALSKTSNRLYSKQVTWQVLKVESVSICRHMSPDVHTQLAAVMESLVHAAVAELHKQHSSGGGGGGDGGGPPADLRRGEAPPWAASVHQESREQLVCFAAILETLANEALGKIINIVDGVDPRRTVSRADGSKMPQIAIVRILNKACVEEEHSYGIPPADHEAPTLAKEEPLEETPLIPAVSVKDQHGCVDLDAIAERARLNTAPLASWDSKELAADGVTHKRKSSSSSSRLASWSHVPRETSSASPDRARLQPHGANEKPFACELCGRRFTLKQNLRRHARGHTGTKSFCCGACGKGFTRAVTLKIHQLIHTGQKPLKCDQCPKTFRYAVNLKNHLRVHTGARPFACDVCPKTFCQAVNLKIHRRVHTGERPYACRRCGKTFSQQSSLTAHGRTHSAERPFACASCAKRFNSANGLKLHVRVHTGERPYACDVCAKTFSQGSHLRTHKSHLHAGGKRFICDRCGKRYADGRNLKTHKCGYA; this comes from the exons atgTGTTTTTGCTTATTTTCCACGACTTATTTaagtgaacaattttttttcacgtttgggTATTGCCGGAAATTCAATgtagaaatgggaaaaaaacctTTCCGGGTTACTGAGCTTCCGGTGCAGAGTCAACGACTGTGTTCACTTCACGGTCATGCCCTCTCGAAAACTTCCAATCGATTGTATAGTAAGCAAGTTACTTGGCAAGTACTAAAAGTAGAATCGGTAAGTATTTGCCGTCACATGAGCCCGGACGTGCACACGCAGCTGGCCGCTGTCATGGAGTCGCTTGTCCACGCCGCCGTGGCCGAGCTCCACAAGCAGCATTCAAgcggaggaggtggaggaggagacggCGGCGGCCCGCCAGCCGACCTTCGCCGAGGAGAGGCGCCTCCGTGGGCGGCCAGCGTACACCAAGAGAGCCGCGAACAGCTG gtgtgctttgctgccatcttggagACGCTGGCCAACGAGGCTTTGGGGAAGATTATCAATATTGTGGATGGCGTCGACCCGAGGCGGACTGTCAGCCGAGCGGACGGCAGCAAGATGCCGCAGATAGCCATCGTCCGCATCCTCAACAAGGCCTGCGTGG AAGAAGAGCACTCGTACGGCATCCCTCCGGCGGATCACGAGGCCCCCACGCTTGCTAAG GAGGAACCACTTGAAGAGACGCCATTGATCCCGGCTGTCAGCGTCAAAGACCAACACGGATGCGTGGACCTGGACGCCATTGCTGAGC GTGCCCGACTGAACACGGCGCCGCTAGCGAGCTGGGACTCCAAAGAGTTGGCGGCAGACGGCGTCACGCACAAGAGGAAGTCCTCCTCGTCATCGAGCCGACTGGCCTCGTGGAGCCATGTGCCACGGGAGACCTCCAGCGCCTCGCCCGACCGGGCGCGGCTCCAGCCGCATGGCGCAAACGAGAAGCCTTTTGCCTGTGAGTTGTGCGGCCGACGCTTCACTCTGAAACAAAACTTGCGGCGCCACGCCCGCGGCCACACAGGCACCAAGTCGTTCTGCTGCGGCGCGTGCGGGAAAGGCTTCACGCGTGCCGTCACGCTCAAGAtacaccagctgatccacacgGGCCAGAAACCCCTCAAGTGCGACCAGTGCCCCAAAACCTTCCGGTACGCCGTCAATCTGAAGAACCACCTGCGTGTCCACACCGGTGCGCGGCCCTTCGCCTGTGATGTCTGCCCCAAGACTTTCTGCCAGGCGGTCAACCTGAAGATCCACCGTCGCGTGCATACGGGCGAACGGCCGTACGCGTGCCGGCGCTGCGGGAAGACCTTCAGCCAGCAGAGCAGCCTGACTGCTCACGGTCGTACGCACTCGGCCGAGCGCCCCTTCGCCTGCGCGTCCTGCGCCAAGCGCTTCAACAGCGCAAACGGCCTCAAACTGCACGTACGCGTGCACACGGGCGAGCGGCCGTACGCCTGCGATGTCTGCGCGAAGACCTTCAGCCAGGGCAGCCACCTGCGCACCCACAAGAGCCATCTGCACGCTGGTGGAAAGCGCTTTATCTGCGACAGGTGCGGGAAACGCTACGCCGACGGACGCAACCTGAAGACTCACAAGTGCGGCTACGCGTGA